The following proteins are encoded in a genomic region of Pseudodesulfovibrio mercurii:
- the fdhD gene encoding formate dehydrogenase accessory sulfurtransferase FdhD, producing the protein MSAETHEYDVHEYRRGFTRKRISAIREVPLTIVLNGREVVTLLCTAKYPEYLAVGFLKSDAFISSPAQLTDLTVRDEGDRLVAEVEVCHDPWKDRVMERSITSGCGKGTNFGRNVATISKRKVGGDVRVTPDQILALAGELHERSVLYKTTRGCHNSSLCTPDEMLLFREDIGRHNAIDMICGQCFLDDVAVDDKLIVTTGRVASEILLKVVRIGVPVLASTAVATSFSVELARKTGITLIGNIRADSFWVYNDTGRIIGF; encoded by the coding sequence ATGAGCGCGGAAACACACGAATACGACGTCCACGAATACCGGCGGGGGTTCACCCGCAAGAGAATCAGCGCCATCCGGGAGGTGCCGCTGACCATCGTGCTCAACGGGCGCGAGGTGGTCACCCTGCTGTGCACGGCCAAGTACCCGGAGTACCTGGCCGTGGGCTTTCTCAAGTCCGACGCCTTCATCTCCAGCCCGGCCCAGCTCACGGACCTGACCGTGCGCGACGAGGGCGACCGGCTGGTGGCCGAGGTGGAGGTCTGCCACGACCCGTGGAAGGACCGGGTCATGGAGCGGTCCATCACCTCGGGCTGCGGCAAGGGCACCAACTTCGGGCGCAACGTGGCGACCATCTCCAAGCGCAAGGTCGGCGGCGACGTGCGCGTCACCCCGGATCAGATCCTGGCCCTGGCCGGGGAGCTGCACGAGCGCTCGGTCCTGTACAAGACCACGCGCGGCTGCCACAACTCCTCCCTGTGCACCCCGGACGAGATGCTCCTGTTCCGCGAGGACATCGGACGGCACAACGCCATCGACATGATCTGCGGCCAGTGCTTCCTGGACGACGTGGCCGTGGACGACAAGCTCATCGTGACCACCGGCCGGGTGGCCTCGGAAATCCTGCTCAAGGTGGTCCGCATCGGCGTCCCGGTCCTGGCCTCCACGGCCGTGGCCACCAGCTTCTCGGTGGAACTGGCCAGGAAGACCG
- a CDS encoding EF-hand domain-containing protein: protein MEIQSLSSMTGMMGMQGGMMKATEKPDAEQMSTDFLDAMDSDGDGQLSQSEFSVGDGETIDDEAFDALDTNQDGFVSQEELEADAQSKINSMSSMFQAGSMFSGIEQTGDSEQFQQLLDMMGSSSSDQASGALAYGQMQDGSYDMGSYASALSLSA, encoded by the coding sequence ATGGAAATTCAATCGTTGAGTTCCATGACCGGCATGATGGGAATGCAGGGCGGCATGATGAAGGCGACGGAGAAACCCGATGCCGAACAGATGTCCACCGACTTCCTCGACGCCATGGATTCGGACGGGGACGGCCAGCTCAGCCAGTCGGAGTTCTCCGTGGGCGATGGCGAGACCATCGACGACGAGGCCTTCGACGCCCTGGACACCAACCAGGACGGGTTCGTCTCCCAGGAGGAGCTCGAGGCCGACGCCCAGTCGAAGATCAATTCGATGTCGTCCATGTTCCAGGCCGGGAGCATGTTCTCCGGCATTGAGCAGACCGGCGACAGCGAGCAGTTTCAGCAATTGCTGGACATGATGGGGTCGTCCTCCTCGGACCAGGCGTCCGGGGCCTTGGCCTACGGCCAGATGCAGGACGGTTCCTACGACATGGGTTCGTACGCCTCGGCCCTGAGCCTGAGCGCGTGA